CTAtggtcaattttttttctttaaagagAATGTTTCGGACAAACAAAAAGGAATTGAGGTAGTGTTGTAGACCTTTAGGTAGTATTGAGCAAAAGACGAAAGGAAGGAAAAATAAACGATAAAACAAGAATGGTGAGAATTCAAGGATCTATATGTAATGACTTAGTTTCATGTTTTGACTCTGGACAATAAAGTAGAATAAATGAGAATAAGAATCCCTCGTCATGATTTATTCTCGTTTCTTATTCTCACCATTAAGCTTCCCCACATTCCACCATCTAAACCCCAATTCGATTTCTCCTCTCCACATCAAAGAACCCTTTATTTGAACCCTTAATTAAACTTTAGATATCGAATTGCTTCATCCAAACTCTAGTAAAATTGAGATCAACTCTTCATCATCGTTTAGGAAAATATCAATTTAAGTGATAAACATGTAATGGCAAGATCATCAATCATATGCAACAGTTTAAACTTGTTGGAAGTTTAAACATAACCAAGGAAATAGATTTTATGGTTGTCTAAAATGGAAGGCGTGAATCTtaagtaccatttttgtaaaTTATTTGGTATATTTTGTTGTATGGGATCAACAAGAAAAATAGTTGTAAAATATAGTGGTGGTGGTTAGGCAGTGAATTCCCTatcctcatcatcttcatctCCCTACCCAGTGTTTTTCGTTTGGGTTTTAATGGTGGACGATGTGTAATTTTAATAGCGTGGAAGATGTGGAGAAAAGTCAAGTGGGGGATAAAAGTTTGAACAAAGAAACAAAATATAAAGgagaaataaaacaaatagTAAAAAATAACGAAGAATGTGCACACTATTACCCTAGGATAAAAGAGTTGCGCGCCCTACGATAATAATAGTTGGTACCATTGAGGTATTGGCCTAGTGATTAAAGATTAAAGATCAGGGAGTGAGGGCTTGTGTAGGTCTCATTTTGAACCCAGGTCTCGTGTTCGAATCTccccgcccccatttgtaatttgtattgtcttgtggctcattcgcaaacaaaaaaaaagttggtGGTGTGGATTGCTCCCGGgttaaattttctcatttatttTTGAGTTTTTACCATGGTACGTGAGGAAGCATAGGTatgcaattaattaattagaaaccAACTAAAAAAGTTTGCTAGCTGAATTAGTCAAAATTTGTACAAAATTTTTAGTTAATATTGTACTTCATTCATTCCTTCCTTGTTTATCGTCCCATTTGTCTTTTAAAAGTAAAGTAAAAACAAATAATTCTTATCATAATCTATACATAAGGAAAAACCATTATCACTTGATTTCTTATTAAAGTCATTAAAACTTAATTTTTACGAGTAATACATAAATTTCCATTCACTTAGGAGTTGTACATAATAAAAGATATTAGTGGCTGAAGTTGCACACTGGAAATTGTAACATCCGCTTTGGGAGGAAAATAAAGAAACAAAGAGGGTGTTGGCCTCCATTGGTTGTGGAGTGTAAGCCATCCTCTTCGTCGTACATTTAGCTGAGTGACAAAGGGTGTCTTAGAAGTGAATTGTCACGGCTCAAGAGGTGATTTCTAGACTCACCAAGGCCTCGATAATTTTTACTGATTTAGATTCATTGCCCGGAGATGGGTTGGATACTACTTGGATGTTAGTTCCGAGATATATTTTCATTACTTGGTCTCATGTCAAAAGGGATGCAAATTCCGTTACCAACCACCTTGATAGGTTATTGTCGTTCGGTATCGAAAAAGTTTGGGAGCATCGTTGACCTAGAGATGTAACAACATGGACAAATTGTCCCTTGATTAATTAATGCACTAATCtttcccttaaaaaaaaaagaaccgaAGAGACTACAAGATATCGAAGTATCTATTAACAAGACTAATGTGTTCAAGCTTTGCACGAGAAAAATCAAGATTTTACAAGTATTAGATTCCTTTTGACTACGTTTTCAAACcaaatcccccccccccccctgttGATGTTATAGGTAAATGAGCTAGTGGATGGGTCGAGTTCTAATCTCTAAGAGCGCAACAAGCAATGATGAAAACAATAAACAAGACAACAAGAAGGACTGCATTGACAATGGTAATTCTCCTCCATCCCTTCATGAATAAAGCTAAATATCCAGCTTTGCATGATCCACAATTATAGCACAACCTATCATATTCATTGTTCCAGGTTTTGCAATCTTGATCTTGTGAGCTCAACCCAGTTACTGGAACATTCCAAATTGTTGCACTTTCATACACAAATCCACAATGTGCCGGAGGTTTGCAACATCCTGTCTGTCTCCATAGAAATGAATTTCATTTATCAACACCTTTTCTTTATTGAATCGGAAAATTGCTTAATAATACATTTTAGAATACAGAAAACCTAATTTCGACCCAAtaaagaggaaaaaaaatattcattaaaaagcaaatttgataaaaaaaaaaaaaaatctcttcCCAAAGGTATATAGCCTGATGTTTCAAAAATTAGAAAtacatatagtttaaataagATTCGAACTCAGGACCTCATGATTTAAACACTAATGAGTAATGAATTATCCCCTAAACTATGTCATCTTTTTCAAacgaaatacaaataaaaagtgataacaaaataaacaacatttattttaataaaagtaGAAGTTAATTAagattgtgtttttttttttttttttgcagaaaGGTATAGTTACAGTTATTAAAATAATGAATTGGGGCGAGCACAAAAACTAGTGTGGGATTAAAACAATGTAAATAAACTTATAAAGAAACAATAAAATTGAATTAAAAGATGCAAATTTTTGCATATCTCGGAGATAAACCAACCCTTCTCTTGATTTTCATAAACTTCGAAAAAGAATTATAATCCAGCATAAACCACCCTtatcaaaataattaaaatgttatTTTCTATAATATAAACTACAAAAAATCTTTAATGTGTCTTTTTCAGTATATTACTCTGTTTTATATACTTTGTATGACAAATAAAACTTCAAACTGAGTTTTCTAAGAAAAGTCTCCTCCAAAAACTTTCTATTTTTCGAAATAATCAAAAGCTGGGATTGATTCAAAAAGATAGGAGAAAGAAAGAATTGTTTAGTCGATTTTTCGTAAAACAAAATGGCAAAAGAATTGTACCTCAACAGTTGTAAGCTTAGAGCGCTTCATAGTGACAAAATCCATGATGGACCTAAAAGCACCAATCTTACCACAAGCATCATGGTGAATCATGCACGACTTAATATCCTCCCAATGACTACCACCGACCAAATTATTCTTCAACCAGCTTGAGAAAGTTTGAAGCTCATATTCCTTAACATTACCCCCAAGAACATCCTCCCCATTTCCACCTCCCTTAATGACCGCACTTCCAACAGTTAAACACGCTAACAACCCGATGATTACAATGAACAACGCGGCCACATACAACCACAAGAAGAGGGTTATTCGACAGCACGAGCCTAACAGTCCGATGAGAGAGATAATGAGCAAGCAAAAGCCCAACGCAAGGAGAGGCTTGTACATTATGGGATCACAAGGGGAATTGGCTGTCATCTTTACCAAATACCCAGCCAAGAGGATGGGTAATGAAATGCACAAGGTTATGGTGTTTAGGCATCCTAGGAGAACATTACTTACAGCCATTTCAATTTCTCCTTGACTATTTATCTTTTACCTAGTACTGTaggggaatttttttttatttttttcctctTTTCGAGTTTtgaattaaatgggtataaTTTCTTTACCTGTGGGGGGAAATAAGGAGAAACAAAGAATGACCCCAAATGACGAACAAGGGGTGAATTTTTTCTGGGTAGGATATGCAAAGTTTTacacacatttttttttttttatgtggtAAGGAGAAAAGAAGGGGGAAAGGGTTCCTAAATATGGGGTTATTATTTAGTAGTAGAAAACTGTGAAACCACAATAAATAAATacgtaaataaaaatataaaaaaagcaGCATGTTTTTATTAATAAAAGCTGCAAAGATTGCCTAAGACTATTTATTTGGTAAGATTTTTTCATCTGTGATTTAGCCTATTTTCAGGTTGACAAAAAGGAGCCAGATGAGTAAGGCAAAGAAAATATGTTATTTTTACAAGCCCAATCCTTATGCCAGGCTAATAAGTTAGCAATTTA
This sequence is a window from Spinacia oleracea cultivar Varoflay chromosome 1, BTI_SOV_V1, whole genome shotgun sequence. Protein-coding genes within it:
- the LOC110803689 gene encoding tetraspanin-8-like — its product is MAVSNVLLGCLNTITLCISLPILLAGYLVKMTANSPCDPIMYKPLLALGFCLLIISLIGLLGSCCRITLFLWLYVAALFIVIIGLLACLTVGSAVIKGGGNGEDVLGGNVKEYELQTFSSWLKNNLVGGSHWEDIKSCMIHHDACGKIGAFRSIMDFVTMKRSKLTTVETGCCKPPAHCGFVYESATIWNVPVTGLSSQDQDCKTWNNEYDRLCYNCGSCKAGYLALFMKGWRRITIVNAVLLVVLFIVFIIACCALRD